In Candidatus Kryptonium sp., the following are encoded in one genomic region:
- a CDS encoding sigma-70 family RNA polymerase sigma factor produces MIEKIKKEIINSIDSLLRYAIVMVGNEEDAKDLVQETCYKALKNMNSLDENSNVKAWLFTIMRNLWINQRKRSQISPVQLDETIEDVCDEWNINPEELLINNEVRQILMRALNELPDAYREILVLRYFEDFSYNEISKILNCPVGTVMSRLNRAREKLKETFLKIYEKKQ; encoded by the coding sequence ATGATTGAAAAGATTAAAAAAGAAATAATTAACTCAATTGATTCACTGTTACGATATGCGATTGTGATGGTCGGAAACGAAGAAGACGCAAAGGACCTTGTTCAAGAAACCTGCTACAAGGCACTAAAAAATATGAACTCACTTGACGAAAATTCAAATGTGAAGGCTTGGCTATTTACGATAATGCGAAATTTATGGATAAATCAAAGAAAAAGAAGCCAAATTTCCCCAGTTCAGCTTGACGAAACAATAGAAGATGTTTGTGATGAGTGGAATATAAATCCAGAGGAATTGTTAATTAATAATGAAGTGCGTCAGATTTTGATGCGAGCTTTAAATGAGTTGCCAGATGCCTATAGAGAAATTCTTGTCTTGCGGTATTTTGAAGATTTTTCTTATAACGAGATCTCAAAAATTCTAAACTGCCCTGTTGGCACAGTTATGTCAAGATTAAACAGGGCAAGAGAAAAACTTAAAGAAACATTTTTAAAAATTTACGAAAAAAAGCAGTAA
- a CDS encoding flagellar basal body-associated FliL family protein produces MTDKTLNQQQVTTAKNQAENVNKGSKKTILFVSIPIVILQIIIAYLLVLDLNSKTGAQNSNSNTQAKEKKQAVTEKKTTDEYKITESEFVPTHPEFLFVVKDLIVNPAGTGGMRYLLTSVGIEVTNEKAFAEIQSKEVIVNDILINVLSSKTLEELTDVTKRKELRREIATKVNDILTQGRVQNVYFSKFIVQ; encoded by the coding sequence ATGACTGATAAAACTTTGAACCAGCAACAAGTAACAACGGCTAAAAATCAAGCAGAAAATGTAAACAAAGGCAGTAAAAAAACTATTCTATTTGTATCAATCCCTATAGTCATCTTGCAAATCATTATAGCTTATCTTCTTGTTCTTGATCTTAATTCAAAGACGGGGGCACAAAATTCAAACTCAAATACACAGGCAAAAGAAAAAAAACAGGCAGTAACTGAAAAGAAAACAACTGATGAATATAAAATCACTGAATCTGAATTCGTCCCCACTCATCCTGAGTTTTTATTTGTTGTTAAGGATTTAATCGTTAATCCAGCTGGGACTGGGGGAATGAGATATTTATTAACAAGCGTTGGAATTGAGGTAACAAATGAAAAAGCATTTGCGGAGATTCAAAGCAAAGAAGTCATAGTAAACGATATTTTGATAAATGTTCTTTCAAGCAAAACGCTTGAGGAGCTTACGGATGTTACTAAACGAAAAGAATTAAGAAGGGAAATAGCAACAAAGGTCAATGATATTTTAACGCAAGGAAGAGTCCAAAATGTTTATTTCAGCAAATTTATAGTTCAGTAA
- a CDS encoding DUF3098 domain-containing protein, translating into MAKIKEKKPKTVLQRNEIPFSKKNFVVIILGVVLIFIGFYLMIIGDVDDFIAITLAPIILFIAYVLIIPFGILKKFKNEKS; encoded by the coding sequence ATGGCAAAGATAAAGGAGAAGAAACCGAAGACAGTTTTACAGAGGAACGAGATCCCATTTTCAAAGAAAAATTTCGTTGTTATTATCTTAGGTGTCGTTTTGATTTTCATCGGCTTTTATCTAATGATAATTGGTGATGTGGACGATTTCATTGCGATTACGCTTGCGCCGATTATTCTGTTTATTGCGTATGTTTTGATCATACCATTTGGAATTTTGAAAAAGTTCAAAAACGAAAAAAGTTAA
- the nhaA gene encoding Na+/H+ antiporter NhaA, protein MKLTKLFNEFFESEKTSGFILIACTVISLILANSRFGSDYVNLFHLKFAGLTLEHWINDGLMAIFFLLIGLELEREIYKGELSNIKDALLPFFGAIGGLLFPAVIYLIFNYGTETQSGVGIPMATDIAFALGVLSLLGSKVPASLKVFLTALAVIDDLAAIILIAIFYTKTVVLLNLLIAIGIFALLLLINKLGVRGLHCYIIGGVIMWYFMLHSGVHPTIAGVLLAFAIPFDLDDEKSPSYALQHFLHKPVAFIVLPIFALANTAIVLSGEIERNFIQNYVVGIALGLIVGKPLGIFTSTFLSVKFGICKLPEELSWKTIFGAGILGGIGFTMSIFITLLAFSEPTIVNTAKLTILSSSTIAGLFGFVFLNRVLRSDR, encoded by the coding sequence ATGAAGTTAACGAAGCTTTTTAATGAATTTTTTGAAAGCGAAAAAACAAGTGGGTTTATTTTGATTGCTTGTACCGTCATCTCTTTGATATTGGCGAATTCTCGTTTCGGAAGTGATTATGTAAATTTATTTCATTTGAAATTTGCTGGTTTGACGCTTGAGCATTGGATAAACGACGGTTTGATGGCAATTTTCTTCTTGCTTATCGGTCTTGAGTTGGAAAGAGAAATTTATAAGGGGGAACTTTCAAACATCAAGGATGCACTTTTGCCGTTCTTCGGTGCAATTGGTGGATTATTGTTTCCAGCTGTAATTTACTTGATTTTTAATTATGGAACTGAAACTCAATCTGGCGTTGGGATACCAATGGCAACGGACATCGCATTTGCGTTGGGGGTTTTATCTTTACTTGGAAGCAAAGTTCCAGCTTCATTAAAAGTTTTTTTAACAGCATTGGCGGTAATTGATGATTTAGCTGCGATAATACTTATAGCAATTTTCTATACTAAAACGGTTGTTTTATTGAACTTGCTTATCGCTATAGGTATTTTTGCTTTACTTTTGCTAATTAACAAGTTGGGTGTAAGAGGACTTCATTGCTACATTATTGGAGGAGTTATAATGTGGTATTTTATGCTTCATTCTGGTGTACATCCAACTATAGCGGGAGTGTTATTGGCTTTTGCAATTCCATTTGACCTTGATGATGAGAAATCGCCTTCATATGCCTTGCAACATTTTCTACATAAACCTGTCGCGTTTATTGTCTTGCCAATTTTTGCCTTGGCAAATACTGCGATTGTTTTAAGTGGAGAGATTGAACGAAATTTCATTCAAAATTATGTAGTTGGGATTGCTCTTGGTCTTATTGTAGGAAAACCTTTGGGAATTTTTACATCAACTTTTTTATCTGTGAAGTTTGGAATTTGCAAGCTTCCTGAAGAGTTAAGTTGGAAAACAATTTTTGGGGCAGGGATTTTAGGTGGAATTGGATTTACGATGTCAATTTTTATTACTTTGCTTGCTTTTAGTGAGCCAACTATAGTAAACACTGCGAAGTTGACTATATTGAGCTCATCAACTATAGCTGGGTTGTTCGGATTTGTATTTTTGAATCGTGTATTGAGGTCGGATAGATAA
- a CDS encoding cytochrome-c peroxidase, whose protein sequence is MSGSKHFYLGILFFIAFVLSFTFISEKQANSSAKVTYQVKIPLGIPKDLWEMFIPPDNPITPEKVELGRKLYFDKRLSVDNTVSCATCHDPKFAFAENKKVSEGVGGKKGARNAPTVLNAMFYEEQFWDGRAPTLEEQAKQPIINPIEMGMPDHDAVVKKLKGIPEYVEAFRKVFGGEITIDRVAQAIAAFERTLLTGNSPFDRFIAGDQNAISESAKRGWQLFQGKARCITCHEFNRSNPFFTDNKYHNIGVAMNREGFAELARKAEMLAKQGRLDKRKLDELALDPAYSELGRFLVTLNPKDIGAFKTPTLRNIELTAPYMHDGSEATLLDVIEFYNRGGNDNPNLSGEMRPLNLTDQEKQDLVEFLKTLTGEFPKDFPENK, encoded by the coding sequence ATGAGCGGATCAAAACATTTCTATCTGGGAATTTTATTTTTCATTGCCTTTGTTTTATCGTTCACATTTATAAGTGAAAAGCAAGCGAACTCATCCGCCAAAGTAACCTATCAAGTAAAAATCCCACTTGGAATTCCAAAAGATTTATGGGAAATGTTTATCCCGCCAGATAATCCAATAACTCCCGAGAAGGTTGAACTTGGTAGGAAGCTTTATTTTGACAAGCGTCTTTCGGTTGATAATACTGTTTCGTGCGCAACTTGCCATGATCCCAAGTTTGCATTTGCGGAAAATAAAAAAGTAAGTGAAGGAGTAGGAGGGAAGAAGGGAGCAAGAAATGCGCCAACGGTTTTAAATGCAATGTTTTATGAAGAACAGTTTTGGGATGGAAGAGCTCCAACCCTTGAGGAGCAAGCTAAACAGCCTATAATCAATCCAATTGAAATGGGCATGCCCGATCATGACGCTGTTGTGAAAAAATTAAAGGGAATCCCAGAGTATGTTGAAGCTTTCAGAAAGGTTTTTGGAGGGGAGATAACGATTGATAGGGTTGCGCAAGCAATCGCCGCTTTTGAGAGAACTCTCTTAACAGGTAATTCGCCATTTGATAGGTTCATTGCTGGTGATCAAAACGCTATAAGTGAGTCAGCTAAAAGAGGATGGCAACTATTTCAAGGTAAAGCGAGATGTATAACTTGTCATGAATTCAATCGCTCAAATCCATTCTTTACGGATAACAAATATCACAATATCGGTGTTGCGATGAATAGAGAAGGTTTCGCGGAGCTTGCCAGAAAAGCTGAAATGCTTGCAAAGCAAGGACGACTTGATAAAAGAAAGCTTGATGAGCTTGCGCTTGATCCTGCGTATTCTGAGCTTGGGAGATTTCTTGTGACATTAAATCCAAAAGATATTGGCGCGTTTAAAACACCAACGCTGAGAAATATTGAACTTACAGCACCATATATGCACGATGGAAGCGAAGCAACACTGCTTGATGTTATTGAGTTTTATAACCGAGGTGGAAATGATAATCCGAATTTATCAGGTGAGATGAGACCTCTTAATCTAACCGATCAGGAGAAACAAGACCTTGTTGAATTTTTGAAAACATTAACTGGTGAATTTCCGAAAGATTTCCCCGAAAACAAATAA
- a CDS encoding RtcB family protein: protein MRVPARIYATKQLLDSMDEGVFEQVTNVACLPGIQKYALCMPDGHWGYGFPIGGVAAFDFENGVISPGGIGFDINCGMRLVKTNLTIEEVKPKLRELVDLLFQTVPTGVGATGFVKLSNSQFDEVMVKGARWCVEHGYGWKEDLERIEEHGAIKGADPSKVSHKARERGIDQLGTLGSGNHYLEIQVVDKIFDQNVANAFGIEQEGQIVVMIHCGSRGFGHQIATDYLKVFLDAMKKYGIPLLDKELACAPIDSPEGRDYYSAMLCAANMAFANRQVILHRVREAFEKVFKKSAEDLEMHLIYDVAHNIAKAEEYEIDGKIKKLLVHRKGSTRSFGPGHPELAEIYRDTGQPVIIGGSMETGSYLLVGTKRAMEETFGSTCHGSGRTMSRHKAKKEISYNQLVKQMEERGIYVRAASKSGLVEEAGAAYKNISDVVEAVDRAGISRKVAALRPIGNIKG from the coding sequence ATGCGTGTCCCAGCGCGAATTTACGCAACTAAACAACTTCTTGATTCAATGGATGAAGGAGTATTTGAACAAGTCACAAATGTCGCTTGTCTTCCGGGAATTCAAAAATACGCTCTCTGTATGCCTGATGGCCATTGGGGTTATGGCTTTCCGATCGGTGGAGTAGCTGCGTTTGATTTTGAAAACGGCGTGATATCACCTGGTGGGATCGGCTTTGACATTAATTGTGGAATGCGACTTGTTAAAACTAATTTGACAATTGAAGAAGTCAAACCTAAACTAAGAGAACTTGTTGACCTGCTATTTCAAACAGTCCCAACCGGAGTCGGAGCAACTGGATTTGTTAAGTTATCAAATTCACAATTTGATGAGGTGATGGTAAAAGGTGCGCGCTGGTGCGTTGAACACGGATACGGTTGGAAAGAGGATCTTGAAAGAATTGAAGAGCACGGCGCTATAAAAGGCGCTGATCCATCAAAGGTAAGCCATAAAGCAAGAGAGCGTGGAATAGATCAGCTTGGAACCCTTGGCTCAGGAAATCATTATCTTGAGATTCAAGTTGTTGATAAAATTTTTGATCAAAATGTTGCAAATGCTTTCGGAATTGAGCAAGAAGGGCAAATCGTTGTTATGATTCATTGCGGTTCGCGCGGATTTGGCCATCAGATAGCAACTGATTATTTGAAAGTTTTTCTTGATGCGATGAAAAAATATGGAATTCCGCTTCTTGATAAAGAGCTTGCTTGTGCTCCAATTGATTCTCCTGAAGGCAGGGACTATTATTCAGCGATGCTCTGTGCTGCAAATATGGCTTTCGCTAATCGTCAAGTTATTTTGCATCGGGTAAGGGAAGCTTTTGAAAAAGTTTTCAAAAAATCTGCCGAAGACCTTGAAATGCATCTTATTTATGATGTTGCGCATAACATCGCAAAAGCAGAGGAATATGAAATTGACGGTAAAATTAAAAAATTACTTGTCCATAGGAAAGGTTCAACTCGCTCATTTGGACCCGGACACCCTGAACTTGCTGAAATCTATAGAGATACTGGTCAACCTGTTATCATCGGAGGCTCAATGGAAACTGGTTCATATCTTCTCGTTGGAACTAAAAGAGCTATGGAAGAAACATTTGGCTCAACTTGCCACGGTAGCGGTAGAACAATGAGTAGACATAAAGCCAAAAAAGAGATAAGTTACAACCAACTCGTAAAACAGATGGAAGAACGCGGAATATATGTAAGAGCTGCTTCAAAGTCAGGTCTCGTGGAAGAGGCAGGCGCCGCTTACAAAAACATATCAGATGTCGTTGAAGCAGTTGATAGAGCTGGAATCTCCAGAAAAGTTGCAGCCTTAAGACCGATAGGAAATATAAAGGGTTGA
- a CDS encoding zf-HC2 domain-containing protein, which translates to MIDHKTIKIWINLYLDGELAGDELELFKQHIKECPDCTKILKQQRDFIDSIRALKDEVKIQSKDFKTELTKQIERFKPERRKTIKYIAFAGIIAILLIITISFIYFHSERTDFVKIAVENHMRQVNGQLPLEVVSSSETEISNWFNGKLKFNFRLPRYPDPSNQPYRIKGARLVALNNDYAALVSYEMDNRPMTLFVAPSKSATPYGKRKVNFKEIDFYLDTRDGFNILSWTDKGLTYALVFDFENFDWKKPCIVCHSQETKEM; encoded by the coding sequence ATGATAGATCACAAAACAATCAAAATATGGATTAATCTTTACCTTGATGGTGAGCTTGCTGGCGATGAGCTTGAACTTTTCAAACAACACATAAAAGAATGCCCAGATTGCACAAAAATTCTAAAGCAACAGCGTGATTTCATTGATTCAATAAGAGCCCTAAAAGATGAGGTAAAAATTCAATCCAAAGATTTCAAAACGGAACTCACAAAACAAATTGAAAGATTCAAACCAGAAAGAAGAAAAACTATAAAATACATCGCTTTTGCCGGCATAATTGCGATTCTTTTAATCATCACAATATCTTTTATTTACTTCCATTCAGAACGCACCGATTTTGTTAAAATCGCCGTTGAGAATCACATGCGTCAAGTCAATGGTCAACTTCCACTTGAAGTAGTGTCGTCTTCAGAGACAGAGATTTCAAATTGGTTCAATGGTAAATTAAAATTTAATTTTCGGCTTCCGCGTTATCCTGATCCTTCAAATCAACCCTATCGCATAAAGGGGGCACGACTTGTTGCTTTAAATAATGACTATGCTGCGCTTGTATCTTATGAAATGGACAATCGTCCAATGACCTTGTTTGTTGCTCCGTCTAAAAGTGCAACTCCTTACGGCAAAAGGAAGGTAAATTTTAAAGAAATTGATTTCTACCTTGATACACGAGATGGTTTTAATATACTCTCGTGGACGGATAAGGGTTTAACTTATGCTCTGGTTTTTGACTTTGAAAACTTTGACTGGAAAAAGCCCTGTATCGTCTGCCATAGCCAAGAAACGAAGGAGATGTAA
- the fliM gene encoding flagellar motor switch protein FliM codes for MPEILSQQEIDSLLAGLSAGKSPGEIISKQEEKEIVPYEFRRPSRVSKNQIRTIQTIHQSFGESLGYYLTSRLQTPVSIQVENVDQLFYSEYILSIEKPSVIFTLSVGESQGEIVFELGLELSFVLIDKLLGGGVEFPELNKRKVLRALTQIEQSLIKGIVERSASELEKAWGVIDTLKFKIAKYESDPDIVQIAPSSEIVLVISFIVTLGDKNYRMSLCYPVFVIEDVIAKMNFQRFIGVKKRSPEEYSKYIAEKIKTTKVPIIVELGQSEITLMDLLNLEVGDIILLNTGVDSEVKIFIAGKLKLYGKPGIFNGKKAVKITKIVKNEEM; via the coding sequence ATGCCGGAGATTTTATCTCAACAGGAAATAGATAGCCTGCTTGCTGGTTTAAGTGCTGGAAAATCACCAGGAGAAATAATTTCAAAGCAAGAAGAAAAGGAAATTGTTCCTTATGAATTTCGTCGTCCAAGTAGAGTTTCAAAGAATCAAATAAGGACAATTCAAACAATCCATCAAAGCTTTGGGGAATCGCTTGGATATTATTTAACAAGTCGTCTTCAAACCCCTGTCTCAATTCAAGTTGAAAATGTTGATCAACTTTTTTATTCGGAATATATACTTTCAATTGAAAAGCCAAGCGTGATATTTACTCTTTCTGTAGGAGAAAGTCAAGGTGAAATCGTCTTTGAACTTGGGCTTGAACTTTCTTTTGTTTTGATTGATAAACTCTTGGGCGGTGGCGTTGAGTTTCCAGAGCTAAACAAGAGAAAGGTCTTAAGAGCTTTAACTCAGATTGAACAAAGTTTGATTAAAGGTATAGTGGAGCGTTCAGCGTCTGAGCTTGAGAAGGCTTGGGGAGTAATTGACACGCTTAAGTTTAAAATTGCGAAATATGAAAGTGATCCAGACATCGTTCAAATTGCCCCTTCAAGTGAAATTGTGCTGGTGATCTCATTTATCGTTACGCTTGGAGATAAAAACTATAGAATGAGTTTGTGTTATCCTGTATTTGTGATAGAAGATGTAATTGCGAAGATGAATTTTCAGAGATTTATAGGTGTTAAGAAGCGCTCGCCAGAGGAATATTCAAAATACATCGCTGAGAAAATAAAAACGACAAAGGTTCCGATAATAGTTGAGCTCGGACAAAGTGAGATCACACTTATGGATTTACTGAACCTTGAGGTTGGAGATATAATTTTGCTTAACACAGGCGTTGATTCAGAGGTCAAAATTTTTATCGCTGGGAAATTAAAACTTTATGGAAAACCAGGCATCTTCAACGGGAAAAAAGCGGTTAAGATAACAAAAATTGTAAAGAATGAGGAGATGTGA
- a CDS encoding peptidylprolyl isomerase, protein MPVMAKMRNNLPVILLSLVFLFLLTIVLDWGMDITGRHQRENPYEPIGEVNGEEITYQEFNQALEFEIENYRQRTGSEPDEFMLEQLRNQIWEQLVTKKLIEQEIRKLGIKVTDDEITDWVLNSPETLPEVVKRNFVDSLGNLDRTLLERALKATTPEARQFWIEVEKFLRAQKLTEKLQSRILASIRVSEGEIRERFEKQNTRYEIKYVSLDPNKFANSITEPTDDEIREYYRNHQDEFRVQETRRLKYVVFSDAPSSEDSASVLRELENFKQQALQGADFIELVKNYSETPFSDVFFKHGELMPEIENEIWDKKVGEIVGPLKLSDGFHLIKILDERKGTDIFVRASHILIPLTRDTVASYNLAREVLSFAKRGDDFANLAATFSADQATARKGGDLGWFGKGRMVKEFEEAVFKAKPGEIIGPVRTQYGLHIIKVVAKDNRELKIADLKLSVRASSETIESQRKRAEDFSHTVRGENFVQEASALGLEIKTTPPFTKDSPIPGIGFNKTILDWTFSNKIGAVSPVFKLRDGFAVFTIAEIKEAGIRPFEEIKEALKVRVRREKLKNKAFEYIANLRNKLNEKDGLDAIVKLDSTLEVKTASGFTLSGGIPGIGTDENVLGKLLDLKPGQISQPIKGNSNIYLVQLVNKTPFDSSAYKSQYDMLKEQIYNEKKNTIFFIWLDNLKKNSKIVDNRSLYFEQ, encoded by the coding sequence ATGCCTGTAATGGCTAAAATGAGAAATAATCTTCCTGTGATACTTTTATCACTTGTGTTTTTATTTCTTCTTACGATCGTCCTGGATTGGGGAATGGATATAACAGGACGACATCAAAGAGAAAACCCTTATGAACCCATAGGTGAAGTCAATGGTGAGGAAATAACTTATCAAGAGTTCAATCAAGCACTTGAATTTGAAATTGAAAACTATAGACAAAGGACCGGAAGCGAGCCAGACGAGTTCATGCTTGAGCAGTTAAGAAATCAGATCTGGGAACAACTTGTCACAAAAAAACTCATAGAACAGGAAATAAGAAAACTTGGAATAAAAGTAACCGATGATGAAATAACCGATTGGGTTTTGAATTCACCTGAAACGCTTCCCGAGGTAGTTAAAAGAAATTTCGTTGATTCACTTGGAAATTTAGATAGAACACTTCTTGAAAGAGCTTTAAAAGCAACAACACCTGAAGCGAGGCAGTTTTGGATTGAGGTTGAAAAGTTTTTAAGAGCTCAGAAATTAACCGAAAAACTTCAAAGCCGAATCCTTGCTAGCATTCGGGTAAGCGAAGGAGAAATAAGGGAAAGATTTGAAAAACAAAACACGAGATATGAGATAAAATATGTTTCGCTTGATCCAAATAAGTTTGCAAACAGCATAACCGAACCAACAGATGATGAAATCAGAGAGTATTACCGAAATCATCAAGATGAATTCAGAGTTCAGGAAACAAGAAGATTAAAATATGTCGTTTTCTCCGATGCCCCTTCATCAGAGGATTCCGCTTCCGTTTTAAGGGAACTTGAAAATTTCAAACAGCAAGCATTGCAAGGCGCTGATTTCATTGAACTTGTAAAAAATTACTCTGAAACACCTTTCTCGGATGTATTTTTCAAGCATGGTGAACTTATGCCCGAAATTGAAAACGAAATATGGGATAAAAAAGTCGGGGAAATTGTCGGTCCTTTGAAATTAAGTGATGGATTCCATTTAATTAAAATCCTTGATGAACGAAAAGGGACGGATATATTTGTAAGAGCAAGCCACATCTTAATACCACTTACTCGCGATACGGTGGCGTCATATAATTTAGCCAGGGAAGTTCTCTCATTCGCAAAAAGAGGCGATGATTTTGCAAATCTAGCTGCGACTTTCTCCGCTGATCAAGCAACCGCACGAAAAGGCGGAGACCTTGGATGGTTCGGAAAAGGCAGAATGGTAAAAGAATTTGAAGAAGCAGTTTTCAAAGCAAAGCCCGGCGAGATAATTGGTCCAGTGAGAACTCAATATGGTTTGCATATTATCAAAGTTGTTGCAAAAGATAACCGCGAGCTTAAAATCGCAGATCTTAAGTTAAGCGTTAGAGCAAGCTCAGAAACGATAGAATCACAAAGAAAACGTGCGGAGGACTTTTCACACACAGTTAGAGGGGAAAACTTCGTTCAAGAAGCTTCAGCCCTTGGGCTTGAAATTAAAACAACACCACCATTTACAAAAGATTCACCAATCCCTGGAATTGGATTTAATAAAACGATTTTAGATTGGACATTCTCAAATAAAATTGGCGCTGTAAGTCCAGTTTTCAAACTCAGAGATGGATTCGCAGTTTTCACAATAGCAGAAATCAAAGAAGCCGGAATAAGACCATTTGAAGAAATCAAAGAAGCGCTAAAAGTCAGAGTAAGACGAGAAAAATTAAAAAATAAAGCATTTGAATATATTGCAAATTTGAGAAATAAACTTAATGAAAAGGACGGGCTTGATGCTATAGTTAAACTTGATTCTACGCTTGAGGTAAAAACAGCTTCTGGTTTTACTCTTTCAGGTGGAATTCCAGGAATCGGCACTGACGAAAATGTCCTCGGAAAGCTTCTTGATTTGAAACCAGGTCAAATATCGCAACCAATAAAAGGGAACTCAAATATATATCTTGTCCAGCTCGTGAATAAAACGCCATTTGATTCATCCGCTTATAAATCTCAATATGATATGCTTAAGGAACAGATTTACAACGAGAAGAAAAACACGATTTTCTTCATTTGGCTTGATAACTTGAAAAAGAATTCTAAAATTGTTGACAACCGCTCTTTGTACTTTGAACAATAG
- a CDS encoding metallophosphoesterase — MPSEKKEEQYLKEREEFFKMLPKLNRRQFLKVAMASAAVALAKNQFPPHSFQLVEAVEAKQGGTEVKFRFAYISDTHLYERKLNERFVRAALKAVQDVNALDPQPDFVLFGGDLAQLGQAEELKLGKEILSELKPKVYMMVGEHDWYLDLGEKWIELFGKPYYSFDHKGVHFIVLNSVLVDDYWTEAKMSPMDRMKFMAQLDNPNGRPFTVGRGYGDVGKKQFEWLKQDLAKVSRDTPIVVFSHSPLYKYYKPWNFWTDDAEEVQALLRPFRNVTVIHGHTHQPVFHRIGNINFYGMLSTAWPWPYAPTGLPKLTIKMNRADPFDQFDGTGDGTVEVLANGKANKIYNLWSREPMKVTARYLESGGREEVPPLPIDPSF, encoded by the coding sequence ATGCCAAGTGAAAAAAAGGAAGAGCAGTATTTGAAAGAGCGAGAGGAATTTTTCAAAATGCTGCCTAAGCTCAACAGGCGACAGTTCTTGAAAGTTGCGATGGCTTCAGCTGCCGTTGCGCTTGCAAAGAATCAATTCCCACCGCATTCTTTCCAACTGGTTGAAGCGGTAGAAGCGAAGCAAGGAGGAACTGAGGTCAAGTTTAGATTTGCTTATATTTCGGATACGCATCTTTATGAAAGAAAACTTAATGAAAGATTTGTCCGCGCAGCTCTGAAGGCAGTTCAAGATGTCAACGCGCTTGATCCGCAACCCGATTTCGTTCTTTTCGGTGGAGACCTTGCTCAGCTTGGGCAAGCGGAGGAATTAAAGCTTGGGAAAGAAATTTTAAGCGAGCTCAAACCAAAAGTTTACATGATGGTTGGAGAGCATGACTGGTATCTTGACCTTGGTGAAAAGTGGATTGAACTATTCGGAAAACCATATTATTCATTTGATCACAAAGGTGTCCATTTCATCGTGTTGAATTCTGTCCTTGTTGATGACTATTGGACCGAAGCCAAGATGAGCCCAATGGACCGAATGAAATTCATGGCACAGCTTGATAATCCTAACGGGCGACCATTTACAGTTGGACGAGGTTATGGTGATGTTGGAAAGAAGCAATTTGAATGGTTAAAACAAGATCTTGCGAAAGTTTCAAGAGATACTCCAATCGTTGTGTTCTCGCATTCACCGCTTTACAAGTATTATAAACCATGGAACTTCTGGACGGATGATGCTGAGGAAGTTCAAGCGCTTTTGAGACCATTTAGAAATGTCACTGTTATCCATGGACATACACATCAGCCGGTATTTCATAGAATTGGGAACATAAACTTTTATGGTATGCTTTCAACAGCTTGGCCCTGGCCATATGCACCGACTGGACTTCCAAAGTTGACAATTAAAATGAACAGAGCAGATCCATTTGATCAATTTGATGGCACAGGCGATGGAACTGTGGAAGTCCTTGCAAATGGAAAGGCGAACAAGATTTATAATCTCTGGAGCAGAGAGCCAATGAAAGTAACAGCAAGATATCTTGAATCAGGTGGAAGGGAAGAAGTTCCACCACTTCCTATAGATCCATCGTTTTAA
- a CDS encoding MTH1187 family thiamine-binding protein — protein MLLCEFSMTPIGQGESVSKFVARCIDIVEKSGLEYKLTPMGTIVEGEWDDVFNTIKKCFEALKEDCNRISITIKVDYRKGRTGALESKVRSVEEKLGRSVKKG, from the coding sequence ATGCTCCTTTGTGAATTTAGTATGACACCTATAGGACAAGGAGAAAGCGTGAGCAAATTCGTCGCAAGATGTATTGACATAGTTGAGAAAAGCGGACTTGAATACAAATTAACACCAATGGGTACGATAGTTGAAGGCGAATGGGATGATGTCTTCAACACAATAAAAAAATGCTTTGAAGCACTTAAAGAAGATTGCAACAGGATATCAATAACAATCAAAGTAGATTACCGAAAAGGTCGAACTGGAGCATTAGAAAGCAAAGTTAGAAGCGTTGAAGAAAAGCTCGGAAGAAGTGTGAAAAAAGGTTAA